A stretch of Microbulbifer sp. SAOS-129_SWC DNA encodes these proteins:
- a CDS encoding IS30 family transposase → MKYQQITSEERYILAALRKQGFSVVAIAKNLDRHRSTIYREINRNSCHHIDGSYRPSKAHRRTVARRRRSRRNRQYSHGDFKVIRNLLRKKLSPEQVVGYIRRFGLMAKRISHETIYQYIWRDKAAGGTLWTHLRQSSKQRRKRYKAYDSRGRLADKRHISERPVSVESRKYQGHWEIDTVHGRGSNHCIVTLSERKTGYVMIGKLPDKSTAALNKKVISLINRDPAGFKTITADNGTEFHQYKKIEGRHDVRFYFANPYHSWERGSNENINGLIRQYLPKTESMEGLTQQQCNQIANRLNQRPRKRFGYKTPEEMYYGI, encoded by the coding sequence ATGAAGTACCAGCAGATCACCTCAGAAGAGAGGTATATCTTGGCTGCGTTGAGAAAACAAGGGTTTTCTGTAGTCGCTATAGCCAAAAACCTCGATCGACATCGCAGCACCATCTACCGCGAAATCAATAGAAACAGCTGCCACCATATTGACGGCTCATATCGACCTAGTAAAGCCCATCGGCGCACTGTTGCAAGGCGAAGGCGCTCGAGGCGTAACAGACAATACAGCCATGGTGACTTCAAGGTAATTAGAAATCTACTTCGGAAAAAGCTGAGCCCTGAGCAGGTTGTCGGCTATATACGCCGATTTGGTTTGATGGCTAAGCGTATAAGCCATGAAACAATCTATCAGTACATTTGGCGAGATAAAGCCGCCGGTGGCACGTTATGGACACACTTGCGACAATCATCTAAGCAGCGGCGGAAGCGCTACAAGGCCTATGACAGCCGAGGAAGGCTAGCTGATAAACGACATATATCTGAACGCCCGGTTAGTGTTGAAAGCCGAAAATACCAAGGTCACTGGGAGATCGATACTGTCCATGGGCGAGGTAGCAATCATTGTATAGTGACGTTATCTGAGAGGAAGACGGGCTATGTGATGATCGGCAAGCTGCCGGATAAATCTACAGCGGCGCTAAATAAGAAAGTCATAAGCCTGATAAATCGGGATCCAGCTGGGTTCAAGACGATCACAGCAGACAACGGTACAGAGTTCCATCAATACAAGAAGATTGAAGGGCGTCACGACGTGAGATTCTACTTTGCCAATCCATATCACTCCTGGGAAAGGGGAAGCAATGAGAACATCAATGGGCTCATTCGCCAATACTTACCCAAAACGGAAAGCATGGAGGGCCTTACCCAGCAGCAGTGCAATCAAATTGCCAATCGCCTCAATCAGCGACCAAGAAAACGCTTTGGCTACAAAACTCCAGAGGAAATGTATTATGGGATCTAA
- the prpB gene encoding methylisocitrate lyase codes for MTQTTSQTLSAGARFRRALKENNPLQVVGTINAYSAIMAERIGHKAIYLSGGGVANASYGLPDLGMTSLDNVLEDVRRITAASELPLLVDIDTGWGGAFNIARTIKEMIRAGAGAVHIEDQVAQKRCGHRPNKEIVSKQEMVDRIKAAVDARTDDDFFIMARTDSFAQEGLDAAIDRAQACIEAGADGIFAEAVTELEHYRAFKDALNVPILANITEFGKTKLYNTKELGESGADMVLYPLSAFRAMNKAAENVYTSILENGDQQAVVDTMQTRADLYDYLNYHDFEQKLDELFKK; via the coding sequence ATGACCCAAACAACGAGCCAGACACTGTCTGCCGGCGCGCGCTTCCGCCGCGCCCTGAAAGAGAACAACCCGCTGCAGGTTGTCGGCACCATCAACGCCTACAGCGCCATCATGGCCGAGCGCATCGGCCACAAGGCCATCTACCTGTCTGGCGGCGGCGTCGCCAACGCCTCCTACGGCCTGCCGGACCTGGGTATGACCAGCCTCGACAATGTGCTCGAAGACGTGCGCCGCATCACCGCCGCCAGCGAACTGCCGCTGCTGGTGGATATCGACACCGGCTGGGGCGGCGCCTTCAATATCGCCCGCACCATCAAGGAAATGATCCGCGCCGGCGCCGGCGCCGTGCATATCGAAGACCAGGTAGCGCAGAAGCGCTGCGGTCACCGCCCGAACAAGGAGATCGTCTCCAAGCAGGAGATGGTCGACCGCATCAAGGCCGCGGTTGACGCGCGCACCGACGACGACTTCTTCATCATGGCGCGCACCGACTCCTTCGCCCAGGAAGGCCTCGACGCCGCCATCGACCGCGCCCAGGCCTGTATCGAAGCTGGCGCCGACGGCATCTTCGCCGAGGCAGTGACCGAACTGGAACACTACCGCGCGTTCAAAGATGCGTTGAATGTGCCGATTCTCGCCAACATCACCGAGTTCGGCAAAACCAAGCTGTACAACACCAAGGAGCTGGGCGAGTCCGGCGCCGATATGGTCCTGTACCCGCTGTCCGCTTTCCGCGCCATGAACAAGGCCGCGGAGAACGTCTATACCAGTATTCTCGAAAACGGCGACCAGCAGGCCGTGGTCGACACCATGCAGACCCGCGCCGACCTGTACGACTACCTGAACTACCACGACTTCGAGCAGAAGCTCGACGAGCTGTTCAAGAAGTAA
- a CDS encoding GntR family transcriptional regulator, translated as MQMPDAQLEAEGTGQSLADRLFVTLRGEIVEGRIPAGSKISEPELARRFNASRGSLREAVMRLESLGLLERRVHVGARVVDLTERGLLELYDVREALEGMACRLAATERSDEDLAALRQMLARHEQQEGLQAGTAYFQPEGDFDFHFRIVQASNNDLLIDTLCNRLYYRVRMYRYQLGMASPRAKRAFREHSHIIEAIEAGDGELAELLMRRHIRASRQNIERKLSH; from the coding sequence ATGCAAATGCCGGATGCACAGCTGGAAGCGGAGGGGACGGGCCAGAGCCTGGCAGATCGCCTTTTTGTGACCTTGCGTGGCGAAATAGTCGAAGGCCGCATTCCCGCTGGCAGCAAGATCAGCGAACCCGAGCTGGCGCGGCGCTTCAATGCCAGCCGCGGCAGCCTGCGCGAGGCCGTGATGCGCCTCGAATCGCTCGGCCTGCTGGAGCGCCGCGTGCACGTGGGCGCCCGCGTGGTTGATCTCACCGAACGCGGCCTGCTGGAACTCTACGACGTGCGCGAGGCCCTGGAGGGCATGGCCTGCCGCCTGGCTGCCACCGAGCGCAGCGATGAAGACCTGGCCGCCCTGCGCCAGATGCTCGCCCGCCACGAGCAGCAGGAGGGCCTGCAGGCCGGCACCGCCTACTTCCAGCCGGAAGGGGATTTCGACTTCCATTTCCGCATCGTGCAGGCCTCCAACAACGACCTGCTGATCGACACCCTGTGCAACCGCCTCTACTACCGCGTGCGCATGTACCGCTACCAGCTGGGCATGGCCAGCCCGCGGGCCAAGCGCGCGTTTCGCGAGCACAGCCATATCATCGAAGCCATCGAGGCCGGGGACGGGGAGCTGGCAGAACTGCTGATGCGCCGCCATATCCGCGCCTCGCGACAGAATATCGAGAGGAAACTCTCCCACTAA
- the prpC gene encoding 2-methylcitrate synthase, which produces MAEKQLSGAGLRGQVAGKTALSTVGVSGSGLTYRGYDVKDLAEHCEFEEVAYLIFYGELPTKAQLADYKGTLKGMRGLPQALKEVLERIPADAHPMDVMRTGCSMLGNLEGEESFDQQLEKANRLLAAFPSIICYWYRFTHDNVRIDTETDDDSIGGHFLHMLRGEKPNALHEQVMNVSLILYAEHEFNASTFTARVCASTLSDLFSCITGAIGTLRGPLHGGANEAAMELIERFSSADEAEKELLGMLERKEKIMGFGHAIYRESDPRNAIIKQWSEKLAADVGDTVLYPVSVRCEEVMWREKKLFCNADFFHASAYHFMGIPTKLFTPIFVMSRLTGWAAHVFEQRADNRIIRPSAEYVGVEPRKVTPIAERG; this is translated from the coding sequence ATGGCAGAGAAACAACTCAGCGGCGCCGGCCTGCGCGGCCAGGTAGCAGGCAAAACCGCACTGTCCACCGTCGGTGTATCCGGCTCCGGCCTGACCTACCGCGGCTACGACGTCAAAGACCTGGCGGAACACTGTGAATTCGAAGAAGTCGCCTACCTGATTTTCTACGGCGAACTGCCCACCAAGGCGCAGCTGGCCGACTACAAAGGCACCCTGAAAGGCATGCGCGGCCTGCCGCAGGCACTGAAAGAAGTGCTCGAGCGCATTCCCGCCGACGCCCACCCGATGGATGTCATGCGCACCGGCTGCTCCATGCTGGGCAACCTCGAAGGTGAAGAGAGCTTCGACCAGCAGCTGGAAAAAGCCAACCGCCTGCTGGCCGCGTTCCCGTCCATCATCTGCTACTGGTACCGCTTCACCCACGACAACGTGCGTATCGATACCGAAACCGACGACGACTCCATCGGCGGCCACTTCCTGCATATGCTGCGCGGCGAAAAGCCCAACGCACTGCACGAGCAGGTGATGAACGTGTCCCTGATCCTGTACGCCGAGCACGAGTTCAACGCGTCGACCTTCACCGCGCGCGTGTGCGCCTCCACCCTGTCTGACCTGTTCAGCTGCATCACCGGCGCCATCGGCACCCTGCGCGGCCCGCTGCACGGCGGCGCCAACGAAGCCGCGATGGAACTGATCGAGCGTTTCTCCTCCGCCGACGAAGCGGAAAAGGAACTGCTGGGCATGCTGGAGCGCAAGGAAAAGATCATGGGCTTCGGCCACGCGATCTACCGCGAATCCGACCCGCGCAACGCCATCATCAAGCAGTGGTCCGAAAAGCTGGCCGCCGACGTGGGCGACACAGTGCTGTACCCGGTGTCCGTACGCTGTGAAGAAGTGATGTGGCGCGAGAAGAAGCTGTTCTGCAACGCCGACTTCTTCCACGCCTCCGCGTACCACTTTATGGGCATCCCCACCAAGCTGTTCACCCCGATCTTCGTGATGTCCCGCCTCACCGGCTGGGCCGCCCACGTATTTGAACAGCGCGCCGACAACCGCATCATCCGCCCGAGCGCAGAATATGTCGGCGTGGAACCGCGCAAGGTGACCCCGATCGCCGAGCGCGGCTGA
- a CDS encoding DUF262 domain-containing protein gives MNRKQNFQTIAWFNDIYTRKLLDLTPPYQRRSVWNQDFKDYFVDTLLLNYPAPAIFLYEEINDEGVATYHVVDGKQRLTTIFEFVNNEFTVSDKAQISEYRGKYFRDLDTDVKKSIWSYQFSVEYLPTDNEGTINKIFDRINRNTAKLSNQELRHAQFDGAFITSCEEMTAWMSKNLPDGFPKISSQSKKQMKDVEFVAHLLLLLDIGPKGHSTQSLDQAFSDRDIEWESKSDVEDIFKSTIKHIKSIRELDTDGKFLRSRFKNQADFYSLFGAISELVEADEIKDKDTLLQGLIAFSEAVDNEEARENDDTLEEYYKAARSASNDSGPRSARIRIVKDVIQKR, from the coding sequence GTGAATAGAAAACAAAATTTTCAAACAATCGCATGGTTCAATGATATTTACACCAGAAAGCTCTTAGACTTAACGCCACCATATCAAAGAAGAAGCGTATGGAATCAGGATTTTAAGGATTATTTTGTCGATACCTTGCTATTGAATTATCCGGCGCCAGCTATATTCCTCTATGAAGAAATTAATGATGAGGGGGTAGCTACATACCATGTGGTGGATGGGAAGCAGCGATTAACTACTATATTCGAATTTGTGAACAATGAATTTACAGTATCTGATAAGGCACAAATAAGTGAATATAGAGGAAAATACTTCAGAGATTTAGATACGGATGTCAAAAAAAGTATCTGGTCTTACCAGTTTTCTGTCGAATATCTTCCTACAGATAATGAAGGAACTATTAATAAGATCTTCGACAGAATAAATAGAAATACAGCAAAGCTATCAAATCAGGAATTAAGGCATGCTCAGTTCGACGGCGCTTTCATCACATCATGTGAGGAGATGACCGCATGGATGTCTAAGAATCTACCAGATGGATTCCCCAAAATAAGCTCCCAATCTAAAAAGCAAATGAAAGACGTCGAGTTCGTAGCGCACCTACTATTGCTGCTCGATATTGGTCCAAAAGGTCATTCTACGCAGTCGCTAGATCAAGCCTTTTCAGATCGTGATATTGAATGGGAGTCTAAGTCCGATGTCGAAGATATTTTCAAATCAACGATTAAGCATATTAAGTCTATTCGTGAACTTGATACGGACGGAAAATTCTTAAGATCACGATTTAAAAATCAAGCAGACTTCTACTCACTTTTTGGGGCGATTTCAGAACTTGTAGAAGCAGATGAAATTAAAGACAAAGATACGCTTCTGCAGGGTTTAATCGCTTTCTCTGAAGCAGTTGATAATGAAGAGGCAAGGGAAAATGACGATACTCTAGAGGAATACTATAAAGCAGCTAGATCAGCATCAAATGATAGCGGGCCGCGATCTGCTAGGATAAGAATTGTCAAAGATGTCATTCAAAAAAGGTGA
- a CDS encoding IS3 family transposase: MCEHVGLCPVRLMCRCLEVSASGYYRWISREESPQAIRRKRVTERVKDTFESFKARYGAPRIARELMEAGIPCSTNYIAGIMHKEHIRARNGKGFRYSRPVESKVNVAANLLKRCFQVDRPNRRWTSDITYIWVRDRWLYLAVVMDLYSRRIVGWALDTQMTEELTQQALKMALLQRKRTPGLIVHSDRGVQYRAQGYQDLLMKNRCRSSMSRQANCWDNAAMESFFSRLKVELVYAASFESVDQAKSEVFEYIEVFYNRARRHSTLGYISPDEYERKCA; the protein is encoded by the coding sequence ATATGCGAGCATGTAGGGTTGTGCCCGGTACGCTTGATGTGTCGGTGCCTCGAAGTATCCGCTTCGGGCTATTACCGTTGGATCAGCCGAGAGGAAAGCCCTCAGGCGATCCGTAGGAAGCGGGTTACGGAGCGGGTTAAGGACACCTTTGAGAGCTTCAAAGCCCGCTATGGTGCTCCGAGGATCGCCCGTGAGCTGATGGAAGCAGGGATACCTTGCTCCACCAACTATATCGCTGGAATCATGCATAAAGAGCATATCCGGGCGAGGAACGGTAAGGGCTTCCGTTATAGCCGGCCAGTTGAGAGTAAGGTGAACGTGGCTGCCAACCTGCTGAAGCGCTGCTTCCAGGTGGATCGCCCTAACCGACGCTGGACGAGTGACATCACCTACATCTGGGTGAGAGACCGCTGGCTCTATCTCGCGGTGGTGATGGATCTGTATTCACGACGCATTGTCGGTTGGGCACTAGATACCCAGATGACAGAAGAGCTTACGCAGCAGGCATTGAAGATGGCTCTGCTGCAAAGGAAGAGAACGCCGGGCTTGATTGTTCATTCAGACCGGGGCGTTCAATATCGTGCTCAGGGATATCAGGACCTGCTAATGAAGAATAGATGCCGATCCAGCATGAGCCGACAAGCGAACTGTTGGGATAATGCCGCGATGGAGTCATTCTTCAGTCGCTTGAAGGTGGAGCTGGTGTATGCCGCGAGCTTTGAGAGTGTGGATCAGGCGAAGTCCGAGGTGTTTGAGTACATCGAGGTTTTCTACAACAGGGCACGTAGGCACTCTACACTGGGTTATATAAGTCCAGATGAGTATGAGCGCAAATGCGCGTAG
- a CDS encoding transposase, which yields MGKKRTQAYTEEFRREAVKRAEKPGVTTASVARELGVSAQQIYNWRRQFNRLSEKQFNRLDGVDYSKQESAEVRRLKKELHEARQEVDFLKKAAAYFANHQE from the coding sequence ATGGGTAAGAAAAGAACTCAGGCGTATACGGAAGAATTCCGTAGAGAGGCGGTAAAAAGAGCGGAAAAGCCTGGAGTTACTACGGCTTCAGTAGCTCGAGAGCTAGGTGTCAGTGCCCAGCAGATCTATAACTGGCGACGACAGTTCAATCGACTCTCAGAGAAGCAATTCAATCGCCTGGATGGGGTCGATTACTCCAAGCAGGAGAGCGCTGAAGTGCGCCGCCTGAAGAAGGAGCTGCATGAGGCTCGTCAGGAGGTCGATTTCCTAAAAAAGGCAGCTGCGTACTTTGCGAACCACCAAGAGTAA
- the acnD gene encoding Fe/S-dependent 2-methylisocitrate dehydratase AcnD produces MNTEYRKNLPDTDLDYFDTRAAVDAIQPGAYEKLPYTSRILAENLVRRCAPEQLTDALKQIIERKRDLDFPWYPARVVCHDILGQTALVDLAGLRDAIAEQGGDPAKVNPVVPTQLIVDHSLAVEHPGFEQGAFAKNRAVEERRNEDRFHFINWTKTAFENVDVIPPGNGIMHQINLEKMSPVVQKKDGVAFPDTCVGTDSHTPMVDALGVISVGVGGLEAESVMLGRASAMRLPDIVGVELTGKLQPGITGTDMVLELTQFLRRERVVGAYLEFFGEGAASLSLGDRATIANMTPEYGATAGMFAIDEQTIDYLKLTGREDEQVALVEKFAKETGLWADSLKEADYERVLKFDLSSVGRNLAGPSNPHALLPVSELANRGIAKEWKEEEGLMPDGAVIIAAITSCTNTSNPRNMIAAGLIARNANKLGLTRKPWVKTSLAPGSKTVKMYLEEANLLPELQQQGFDVVAFACTTCNGMSGALDPAIQKEVIDRDLYSTAVLSGNRNFDGRIHPYAKQAFLASPPLVVAYAIAGTIRFDIERDILGHDQDGNPVTLKDIWPSDEEIDAIVKASVKPQQFREVYIPMFDLEKGESEKGQPLYDWRPMSTYIRRPPYWEGALAGERALKGMRPLAVLGDNITTDHLSPSNAILASSAAGEYLAKMGLPEEDFNSYATHRGDHLTAQRATFANPKLLNEMVRDDNGEIKQGSFARVEPEGQVTRMWEAIETYMERKQPLIIVAGADYGQGSSRDWAAKGVALAGVQAIVAEGFERIHRTNLIGMGVLPLEFQPGTTRETLGLDGTETYDVIGEQTPRATLTLVIHRTLDNGERGETVEVPVTCRLDTQEEVSIYGAGGVLQRFAKDFLEAEAQA; encoded by the coding sequence ATGAATACCGAATACCGCAAAAACCTCCCCGACACGGATCTCGATTATTTCGACACCCGCGCCGCCGTCGACGCCATCCAGCCCGGCGCCTATGAAAAACTGCCCTATACCTCGCGCATCCTCGCGGAAAACCTCGTGCGCCGCTGCGCACCGGAACAGCTCACCGACGCGCTGAAGCAGATCATCGAGCGCAAGCGCGACCTGGACTTCCCCTGGTACCCCGCGCGCGTGGTGTGCCACGATATCCTCGGCCAGACCGCACTGGTGGACCTCGCCGGCCTGCGCGACGCCATCGCAGAGCAGGGCGGTGACCCGGCCAAGGTCAACCCGGTGGTGCCCACCCAGCTGATCGTCGACCACTCCCTCGCGGTAGAGCACCCCGGATTCGAACAAGGCGCGTTCGCAAAGAACCGCGCCGTGGAAGAGCGCCGCAACGAAGACCGCTTCCACTTTATCAACTGGACCAAGACCGCGTTCGAAAACGTCGACGTCATCCCGCCCGGCAACGGCATCATGCACCAGATCAACCTGGAGAAGATGTCGCCGGTAGTGCAGAAGAAAGACGGCGTCGCCTTTCCGGACACCTGTGTCGGCACCGACAGCCACACCCCGATGGTCGACGCACTCGGCGTTATCTCCGTCGGCGTCGGCGGCCTGGAAGCCGAGAGCGTCATGCTCGGCCGCGCCTCCGCCATGCGCCTGCCCGATATCGTCGGCGTCGAGCTGACCGGCAAACTGCAGCCCGGCATCACCGGTACCGACATGGTGCTGGAATTGACCCAGTTCCTGCGCCGCGAGCGCGTGGTCGGCGCCTACCTGGAATTCTTCGGCGAGGGCGCGGCCAGCCTGAGCCTCGGCGACCGCGCCACCATCGCCAACATGACGCCGGAGTACGGCGCCACCGCCGGCATGTTCGCCATCGACGAGCAGACCATCGACTACCTGAAGCTTACCGGCCGCGAAGACGAGCAGGTGGCCCTGGTAGAGAAGTTCGCCAAGGAAACCGGCCTCTGGGCCGACAGCCTCAAAGAGGCCGACTACGAGCGCGTACTCAAGTTCGACCTCTCCTCAGTAGGCCGCAACCTGGCCGGCCCGTCCAACCCGCATGCGCTGCTGCCGGTCTCCGAACTGGCCAACCGCGGTATCGCGAAGGAATGGAAGGAAGAAGAGGGCCTGATGCCCGACGGCGCGGTGATTATTGCCGCCATCACCAGCTGCACCAACACCAGCAACCCGCGCAATATGATTGCCGCCGGCCTGATCGCCCGTAACGCCAACAAGCTGGGCCTGACCCGCAAGCCGTGGGTGAAGACCTCGCTGGCACCGGGTTCCAAGACGGTGAAAATGTACCTGGAAGAAGCCAACCTGTTGCCGGAACTGCAGCAACAGGGCTTCGACGTGGTCGCCTTTGCCTGTACCACCTGTAACGGCATGAGCGGCGCGCTGGACCCGGCGATCCAGAAAGAAGTGATCGACCGCGATCTGTATTCCACCGCCGTGCTGTCGGGCAACCGCAACTTCGACGGCCGCATTCACCCCTACGCCAAGCAGGCGTTCCTGGCCTCGCCGCCGCTGGTCGTCGCCTACGCGATTGCCGGCACCATCCGCTTCGATATCGAGAGGGACATACTGGGCCACGATCAAGACGGCAACCCGGTCACCCTGAAAGATATCTGGCCGAGCGACGAAGAGATCGACGCGATCGTAAAAGCCAGCGTAAAGCCGCAGCAGTTCCGCGAGGTCTATATCCCGATGTTCGATCTGGAGAAGGGCGAGAGCGAGAAGGGCCAGCCGCTGTACGACTGGCGCCCGATGAGCACCTACATCCGCCGCCCGCCGTATTGGGAAGGTGCCTTAGCGGGAGAACGCGCACTGAAAGGCATGCGCCCGCTGGCCGTGCTGGGTGACAACATCACCACCGACCACCTGTCGCCGTCCAACGCGATTCTCGCCAGCAGCGCCGCCGGCGAATACCTGGCGAAAATGGGCCTGCCAGAGGAGGACTTCAACTCCTACGCGACGCATCGCGGCGACCACCTGACCGCGCAGCGCGCCACCTTCGCCAACCCGAAACTGCTGAACGAAATGGTGCGCGACGACAACGGCGAAATTAAACAGGGCTCCTTCGCCCGCGTGGAGCCGGAAGGGCAGGTGACCCGCATGTGGGAAGCCATCGAAACCTATATGGAGCGCAAGCAGCCGCTGATCATCGTTGCCGGCGCCGACTACGGCCAGGGCTCATCCCGCGACTGGGCCGCCAAGGGCGTGGCGCTGGCCGGTGTGCAGGCCATCGTCGCCGAAGGTTTCGAGCGCATTCACCGCACCAACCTAATCGGCATGGGCGTACTGCCGCTGGAATTCCAGCCCGGCACCACCCGCGAGACCTTAGGGCTGGACGGCACCGAGACCTACGATGTGATCGGCGAACAAACCCCGCGCGCCACCCTGACGCTGGTGATTCACCGCACTCTTGATAATGGCGAGAGGGGTGAAACGGTCGAAGTACCGGTAACCTGCCGCCTCGACACCCAGGAAGAAGTCTCCATCTACGGCGCCGGCGGTGTCCTGCAGCGCTTCGCCAAGGACTTCCTCGAAGCGGAGGCGCAGGCCTGA
- a CDS encoding RelA/SpoT domain-containing protein has translation MSYSSLLLRYSENLGLLNNIQSRVKGIVGPFCEESGFLFEGRIKSQESVSEKLETGMYSSWDELTDLYACTIVINLPDQEKQVRDFVSEFFVLDTDKSRYKGKQIKPADVFRYDSTRLYCKIKKPGHIDDSEPLYDIQFEVQIRTIFEYAWSKTTHALAYKSPVVDWKRQRLAAQLKAATEQIETLVLAFDHASEYILESKSPDIEDQTKIHLFFTELFREELLPAELEPSDWTRFSSNVYKLFQIRANQKPSGRSYYHIKEIDSLLGCIGRYIKKTGAESIPKSMSLFQLIACILFDGVADLKESNLEKYSLLVTQEMKDLFPKLSIPCKLFDIAKV, from the coding sequence ATGAGCTATTCATCATTGCTTCTCAGGTATTCTGAGAATTTAGGGCTCTTAAACAATATTCAGAGCAGGGTCAAGGGAATAGTTGGCCCGTTTTGCGAAGAAAGCGGTTTTTTATTCGAAGGAAGAATAAAATCTCAAGAGTCAGTATCTGAAAAGTTAGAAACCGGGATGTATTCGAGCTGGGACGAACTAACAGATCTTTATGCCTGCACCATCGTTATAAACCTTCCAGATCAAGAAAAACAAGTTCGCGATTTTGTATCTGAATTCTTCGTTCTAGACACAGATAAGTCTAGGTATAAAGGAAAGCAAATAAAACCTGCGGATGTATTTCGTTATGACTCTACGCGACTGTACTGCAAAATTAAAAAGCCTGGCCATATCGACGACTCTGAGCCGCTGTATGACATTCAATTTGAAGTTCAAATTAGGACTATATTTGAATACGCGTGGTCAAAAACTACACATGCCCTAGCTTACAAGTCGCCTGTGGTGGACTGGAAAAGGCAGCGGCTAGCTGCACAGTTAAAAGCTGCGACAGAACAGATTGAAACATTGGTTCTTGCCTTTGATCACGCCAGTGAGTACATACTCGAAAGTAAAAGTCCTGATATAGAAGATCAAACTAAAATCCATTTATTCTTTACCGAGCTTTTCAGGGAAGAGTTGCTGCCTGCAGAATTAGAGCCGTCTGATTGGACGAGATTCTCGAGCAATGTGTATAAATTATTCCAGATAAGGGCTAATCAAAAGCCATCAGGGCGCTCTTATTATCATATAAAAGAAATTGACAGCTTGCTTGGTTGCATTGGTAGGTATATTAAGAAAACTGGCGCAGAATCAATACCTAAAAGCATGTCATTGTTTCAGTTAATCGCATGTATACTTTTCGATGGGGTCGCTGATCTTAAAGAAAGTAATCTAGAAAAATATAGTTTGTTGGTCACTCAGGAAATGAAAGATCTTTTCCCAAAACTATCAATCCCATGCAAACTATTCGATATTGCAAAGGTATAA
- the prpF gene encoding 2-methylaconitate cis-trans isomerase PrpF translates to MTFAPQIKIPATYMRGGTSKGVFFRLQDLPEAARVPGSARDNLLLRVIGSPDPYGKQTDGMGGATSSTSKTVILSKSEQPDHDVDYLFGQVSIDKPFVDWSGNCGNLTAAVGAFAINSGFVDAARVPQNGICTVRIWQANINKTIIAHVPITNGEVQETGDFELDGVTFPAAEVQIEFMDPADGEGAMFPTGNLVDDLEVPDVGTLKATMINAGIPTIFVNAVDIGYVGTELQEAINGDDKALAMFETIRAYGAKAMGLIDKVEDAAGRQHTPKVAFVAAPKGYTASSGKQVAAADIDVLVRAMSMGKLHHAMMGTAAVAIGTAAAIPGTLVNLAAGGGERNAVTFGHPSGTLRVGAEAEVVNGQWTATKAIMSRSARILMEGWVRVPGDSF, encoded by the coding sequence ATGACATTCGCACCGCAAATAAAGATCCCCGCCACCTATATGCGTGGCGGCACCAGTAAGGGCGTGTTCTTCCGCCTGCAGGACCTGCCCGAAGCCGCCCGGGTGCCGGGCAGCGCCCGCGACAACCTGCTGCTGCGCGTGATCGGCAGCCCCGATCCCTACGGCAAGCAGACCGACGGCATGGGCGGTGCCACCTCCAGCACCAGCAAGACGGTGATCCTGTCGAAGAGCGAGCAGCCGGATCACGACGTGGATTACCTGTTCGGCCAGGTCTCCATCGACAAACCCTTCGTCGACTGGTCCGGCAACTGCGGCAACCTGACCGCCGCCGTCGGCGCCTTCGCCATCAACAGTGGTTTTGTCGATGCAGCGCGGGTGCCGCAGAACGGCATCTGCACCGTGCGCATCTGGCAGGCCAACATCAACAAGACCATCATCGCCCACGTACCCATCACCAATGGGGAAGTGCAGGAAACCGGCGATTTCGAACTGGACGGCGTCACCTTCCCCGCGGCAGAGGTCCAGATCGAATTCATGGACCCGGCCGATGGAGAGGGGGCCATGTTCCCCACCGGCAACCTGGTGGACGACCTGGAAGTGCCGGACGTCGGCACCCTGAAAGCCACCATGATCAACGCCGGCATCCCGACCATCTTCGTCAATGCTGTGGATATCGGGTACGTCGGTACCGAACTGCAGGAAGCCATCAACGGTGACGACAAGGCGCTGGCCATGTTCGAGACCATCCGTGCTTATGGTGCGAAGGCCATGGGCCTGATCGACAAGGTGGAAGACGCGGCCGGCCGCCAGCATACCCCCAAGGTCGCGTTTGTCGCGGCACCCAAGGGCTACACCGCCTCCAGTGGCAAGCAAGTCGCGGCTGCGGATATCGACGTGCTGGTGCGCGCAATGTCCATGGGCAAGCTGCACCACGCCATGATGGGCACCGCCGCGGTGGCCATCGGCACCGCCGCTGCGATTCCCGGCACGCTGGTCAATCTGGCCGCTGGGGGCGGGGAGCGCAATGCCGTGACCTTCGGCCATCCATCCGGTACCTTGCGGGTTGGTGCGGAAGCGGAAGTCGTCAACGGCCAATGGACTGCTACCAAGGCCATTATGAGCCGTAGTGCGCGGATTTTGATGGAAGGGTGGGTGCGGGTGCCTGGTGATTCCTTCTAA